CTTATGACCTAAAATTGGTCAAACAAATTGAAGTCAGTTCTATTCAATCAGAAACAAACTTTAATCAAGGATTTATTCGTTTAGACGCTATTAGTTATCCTAAAAACTCTAAAACCCCTCAAGCAACTATTACGATTCATGATGATAATAGAGGGAAACCGAAAGAGAAAAAAATTAAAGTAAAACAAGGAATAGATATTAGTCAAAATACAAATCGAAGCGGTTATGATGGCTATATTGTTAGTAATATTTGTGCAGATAAAGGGGCTGAATATATAGAATTTAGTAATGGAAAATTTCTCGAACTAAAGCAAGAAATAGGAGGAATGGGAGAAGAAATCCTAAAAACCCAAATTTATCAAACGATACAAGAACATTTAAAGAAAGAGAAGCGATTTAAAAGTCAAGGAATTAAAGTTCTCTCCCTATTTTTTATTGATACCGTTGCCAATTATCGTTATTATGATGATGAAGGTAATCCCCAAAAAGGTAAATTAGCCCAATGGTTTGAAGAATCCTATCAAGAATTAATTCAAAAACCACTTTATAAAGGATTAATTTCTTATCCCGTTGAACAACTTCATGATGGTTACTTTTCCGTTGATAAGAAACAAGGAAAAATTGTTAGTTTAAAAGATACGAAAGGCAATACTAAACCAGATGAAGAAACCTACGAATTAATTATGAGGGATAAAGAACGGTTATTATCAATAGATGAACCCTTACGCTTTATTTTTAGCCATTCTGCCCTCAAAGAAGGATGGGATAACCCCAACGTTTTTCAAATTTGTACCCTCAGAGAAATTGGCACAGAGAGAGAACGTCGCCAAACATTAGGACGGGGTTTAAGACTTCCTGTTAATCAAGAAGGTGTTAGAATCTATGATGAGAATATTAATAAATTAACAGTAATAGCAAATGAATCTTTTGAAGACTATGCTGAAGGTTTACAAGCAGATATTGAACAAGCATTAGGCGATGGCTTCAAATTTGGACAAATTGATAAGATAGCTTTTGCCGGATTAATTGATGAAAATACTGACAATGTAATTGGACAAGAAAAATCACAAGAAATATGGCAAACCTTAGTGAGTTATGATTATCTTGATAATGAAGGCAATGTAACCGATAAATTTAACCCTGAAGAAACAGGATTTAAACTTGAATTACCCCCAGAACTAGAACCCATGCAAGGGGCTATTACTGATAAAATTCAACGTTATCTCTTTAAGAATCGTGTGGTTAACGCCAGAGAAAGAAGAACTCTAACTTATAATAAACGCATTGAACTGAATGAAGACTTTAAAACCCTCTGGGATAAAATAAAACAAAAAACCCGTTATTCTGTTGAATTTAAAACAGAAGAACTGATTAAAAGAGCAGTAGAAAAGATCAGTAAAATGGCAACGATTGAAGCCATACAAATTACCAGTGAAAAAAGTAAAGTGCATATTAGAGAAGCAGGTGTAGAAAAAGGGGAAACTTTAGCAACTCAATCAAGAACTGTCCGACCTTTTAATGCTTTACCTGATATCTTAGAATCTCTGCAACAAGAAACCGAATTAACTCGTTCGACCCTTGTTGAAATTCTAAAACAATCAAAACGCCTTAAAGAATTTACCCAAAACCCTCAAGTTTTTATGACAGAAACCGCTAAACTCATTAATCGAGCCTTACGAGAAATGGTTGTTGACGGTATCAAATATGAACAACTTCAAGGACAAGTGTATGAAATGAGACTTTTTGAACAGCAAGAAATTCAGAGTTACTTATCGAATTTATATGAGGTTCAAAGCCAAGATAACCGTACTCCTTATGATTACGTCCCATTTCAGTATTCAGTCGAGAAAGACATCGCCCAGAAGCTAGACACCAACGAAAACGTTAAATTCTTTTGTAAATTGCCCCGTTGGTTTGTTGTTCCTACCCCTTTGGGTGATTATAATCCTGATTGGGCGATTGTCTTAGAAGATGATGAAAAACTTTATCTTGTGCGAGAAACTAAAAGTACCCAAGATCGGGATAAACGTCGAAATGACGAAAACTTAAAAAGTGATTGTGGAAAAGTCCATTTTGATGCACTTGGCGTTGATTATAAGGTAGCAACCAATATTCAAGAGGTATTATCAAAATCTATTAAAACCTAACTTAAGATAGGATAACAAGGGCTTAGTTAAGGATGATGTTTCATATAAAAGTCAAGCCACTCAGAGTTATAAAAATTATGGAAGAGTAAATGATAATTAATACAGTACCTTACCCTTATTATGGTTTTTTATGGTTAGATTAAGCTATCTAACAACTCAGTCATATCTTTTTGGGCATTTAAACGGTTATCGTCATAAATCATCAGAGTGTTGAGATTAGCATGACGGCTTAACTTCTGAACTTTCCGAACATCCCCATCAGTCTTATCCAATGCCGTAGTAATAGCCGAATGTCTGATCCGATGGGGACTCATAACCTTCTTAATGCCCGCAGCTTCACATCGTTTCTGGACTACCTTATATATGGAGTTGGTATGAAGACGATGGCCAATGTATCCAGGTTTATGGGCAATGAATAACGGGTCATTGGGCTTAACATCTCCCCTCATCTCAAGGTAAGAAGTTATGGCGATCGCCGTCCCCTTACCCAAAGAAACCGTCTCAGCCTCAGTCCCTCGACCTTTACCAAATATCCTTAAGGTCATGCCATCGGGGTCAAAGTCACGGACGTTAGCCTTAGCCACTTCCGAACGTCTTAGGGCATTCGACCAAAGTAGAACCAACAAAGCATAATCCCTCACCCCAATGATATTAGACCTTTCAATTCCATTGAGGACATCCTTAAACCGATCAATGTCAATCCCTGAAGTGTCTCTGTATTGGGTCATTTTCTCACTCTTAACCGTTTCTAGGGTAAACTCTGTATGGCCACATTGGTAAGCATGGGACACTAAACTTTTGATAGCGGCCAGCCGTCGGTTGATGGTCGATGGGGTTAAGTTATTGGTCATCATCTGTCCCTTATAACGGGTAACGAGTTCATGACCTTGAAACCTGTCACCGGATAGAAACTTTCCTAAACTCATACCGACATCGGTTAAGAAGTTGTCTATATCTTTCCGGTACACCCGTTGAGTATGTGGCGATCGCTTGGTTGATAACCAGTCGTTTAGAACTACATCCCAATCAGTCTTGCTGGTTAGGGGGGTTAGATGGGTTAGGTTGGGATTTAAGGGTACTAAATTACTCATTTGTACTCATTTCAGTTGTTATGTATTGGTGAAGTAGTGAAAACATTCATTATCAATACTTGATCGGGGGTGGCCGGGCCACCCTAAAAATGGTTAAGGATTATTGGTAAAGAAAGCCAATCTAGCCACTACCGTGACGATCGCCCCGATTACGGCACTAATGCCACCAACAATGATGGGGAGGATCAGAGAACGAAAACCTTTGAGGTCAGATACTTCTTTAACTAGGGTGTCCTGGGTGTTTTCTACCCTCTCTAACCGTTTATTCATTCCTTTTAGTTCTGTTTCAACCGCCGTCAATTTAACCTTGATGTCCCCTATTTCTTCTGATTGTTTATCAATCTTTTGGGATAGCTCCTTTTGGTTGCTGTCTAGCTTGTCCTCAATGCGCTTCAGGACATCTTCTAGGGAATAAGTAACGGTAACGGGTTCATTCATGAGTTAAACTCCTAATAGATTAGTTTTTTTCTGATGTCCCCTTGGTTGCCGCCAGGGGACTGCTTTTATTTTATGTCCCCTTTGTCTATTACTGTCAACTAAACCTGTGTTAACGTCGTGTTATAGTAAAAATAAACTTGGGAGTTAAACACATGGTTAGATTAAACAATGGGGTGACAATTGACCCTGAAACTAAGCGATTTTTACCCACTGACAAGGAAAAAACTAAGGTGTTAGGGGTTAGGCTACCCATTAGTATGATTGAGAAAATTAACCAACTTCCCGACAAGTCAGACTGGTTAAAGCAGGTTATTGGAGAGGCATTAGAGGACAGATTAAGTGCCTAACCAACCTAACCAACCTAACCAAGATTGTCCCTATTGTGAGGGGACGGGGCGCATTAAAGGTTCCGTCCGTTGTCCCGCTTGTGAAGGTTTCAAAATGGTAGGGGAGGCCGGACTGCTGCGGGCCAAGCTTTATCAGGCACTAGACAAAAAAAGAATGCGAGGTGAACTCCCCCCGCCGGACTTTAACACCGATGATTGTTACTTTTAATAGTGACCTTGTGCCATACAATAAGTCCCGTATTCTGGCTCGACGTATCGTTTCTCTTGACCTTTAATATAATCATTCAAAGTCCCATAACCAAGCTTTGAAAGTACGGCGTAAACGTGCTTACAGGCTACTTTACTATTACCAAAATCGTTGACTAAATTCTTATAATCCTGACACTCACACTCGATATTATCATCATGGCATTCAAGCATATATAACGAGTTTTTATCATGGTTTCTTACTCGGTAGAATTCACTTCTAAATAAATCTTGAGTAACCTTTAAAGCCTTGGAGCGTTGACGGCGATCGCCTGATAAGAGTCCCAAAAAATCAGCTTTTTTAATAAAGACTGCATCATTCCAAAGCCCAATTAAACAACCACCCTCACAAGGATAAACGAACTCAATCTGGTTACTTTTTAGCTTCAAGATTCTAGCAGCACGGGAAACGGTGTAAAGCTTGTTTTCTAATGCGGTGGGTTTGTAGCGGTTAATCATTTTCTTATCCTCTGGTCTATATTCCTATAATACTGTGTTAACACAGAAATGCAAACATTATATTGATTATTATTAGTTAACCTAACCTACCTAACCTAATAAGTAACCCTAATCATTTATATCTTGACTAAGCCTGTGTTAACACAGTATTATAGACACATAAACAAATAGGCCCGCTAGTGAACCACCACTAACAGGCTAAACACCTTCAAAACTTAGGAGTAAAAAAGATGTCCTACTATCATATCTTGGCTGACTTACAAGAGGAGATTCGACCCCAACAAGACCCTGATCTTGAGCCTGATTTCTTCGAGACTGAGATTCAAGAATTGTCGGAACGGTTAGCTGAGGTTCTAGCCCGTCACCATGCCTTAAACGGACAAACCGCTTGTTACTCTGACTTTAAGTTACCCGTCGATGTGCCTACCTATAAGCGAGTCTACAAGCAAGCTTGGGACGCTTTCGACCCTAACGATGAATTCTAATTAATCACTAGGTAGTAGTTTTATTCTACTACCTAACCTTATTAACCTAGCTAACCTATAATGATCATGACACTGATTGAAATTCTCGAACGATTAAAACAACCGATACCCAATGATTTACTCTCTCAGAAGTCTCTCAAGGGTAACAGCATCGACTATGTGGCATGGTATGACCTCACAGAGATTCTAGATAACCGTTGTGGACTGGGTAACTGGGAATGGTCGATTAAGGATGTCAACCAAGTTGGCAATAACCTAACCTTAATAGGTGTCCTAACCATTCATGGGGAAGATAGACACCTAACCATGATGGCTACGGGAACGGAATCAGTTAACTGTAGTGGATATGGTGATCCTTCATCTAATGCCGAGGCTATGTCCCTAAGACGTTGTTGTGCCAAGTTCGGCTTAGGACGTGATTTGTGGAGAAAAGATAAGCCTAAGCAATCTAGCTCGAATAAACCGATAAAAGGGGAGATATCTCGTGAAGATTGGCTAAAACGTAAAGCGCAACAAGCTTAATCAATCTAGGGAGTCCCTACACTCCCTAACATAACCTATCTAACCAAACCTAACTAACATCATGACAACATCTAAACTGTGGGAATTGTCCCAAGACATCGAAGCCCTAGAAAACCGGATCTCAGAGATACAAGAATGTGACGAATTGACCGAGGGGGAAAGAGGACAGCAGATAGAAGCTGCTTTTACCAAATGGCTAGAAGCTTCAGGAAAGTTTGAGGATAAGGCGATCGCTGTTGCTGGTTACATCAGATATCTTGAGTCCTTATCCGAGGCCAGGAAACAAGAATATAGACGGTTAAGAGACTTAGCTACTCAGGCACAAAACCAAGCGGATAAGTTAAGGGGTTATTTAATTGACCACATGACCAAGGCCAATAAAACCAAGATTGAAGGAACCACCGCTAAATTATCCCTGAGACGTAAACCACCCCGTGTCTGTCTTAACTGTGAAGTCGAGGCATTACCTGACCAGTTTAAGAAAGTCGAGGTAACACCGCGCCTGACTGAGATTAAAAAAGCCATTAAGGACAACCCTGACATTGACTGGGCTTTCCTCTCGGATTCAGACGAATATAGTCTAACCATCCGTTAAACCGATGCTTGGGGATAGGTCAACCCGTCCCCTACACAACCTAACCTTTATAGGTTAACCTAGATAATACCAAGATTCTCAAGATTAAAGGATAAACAGGATGAGAAACTATTGGGAAACTAATAACTTAATCCTGCTAATCCTGAAAATCTCAGCAATCCTGATCCATACTTAGGAGTTAAGAAGATGCCAACCATAGGAACCCAGTTAAACGTGATGATTGACCCCGACAAACGGGATCGGTTTAAGAACAAGGTCAGGGGTGAGGGGAGGACTATCAATGATGTGATCAACGAGTTAATTGATGCTTACCTAACAAATACTAACCTACCTAACCAAGCTAACCTAACTAAGCAAAACAGTCAGGTAGACTTGGGTAAGGCGATCGCTGATTCTCCTATTATTGGGGAGGTATTGGAGAGGCTAAAAAAGCTTGAGGATGAGATTATTAGCTCAAAAATTCATGATAATCCCCCAATGCCACTAAATACCCTTGAAAATGAGGACAATAAGACAAGTGTACTAAATAACAGTGAAACTCACCCCTCTCAGGATAAGCTAGAAACCACTTCAAACGAGATTCAGGATAAAACCATCATCCCAGAAGATAAGCCCGTTATAGAGGCAATATCTGAGGAGTCCCCCGAACCTGAGACGAAAGAAAACCCTGAAAGCCCCCCAGATACAGGGATTGAGGGTGATGACGTTGAGTTGGCAAAAAAAAGCAAAGGACAAAAATTCAAGCTTTCCGAGGTAGAGTTAAAAAAGGCGATCGCCGATAAAGACTTAGATAGATTGTTAGCTCTCCCGTTAACTGAGAAATTCGGGAAACGGGAATTAATTAAAAACTTAATCCCCCAGGCAATGTGGATTAAGGACAGATTTGTAGAACTTGAAAAGAAACATCCCCCAAAACGTCGTATCAATGGACAAAAACAGAGCTTTAATTATTCTCATTTAAAAACCGATCAAGCTGACGAAATCATCAGGGAATTTTGCCAAAGATAAGATGGGATAAATACGAGGGCTTTTATCAACTAACAAACAGGGTAAAATTGGCCACGTTTTCTGTGATAAATAAAACCTCGATATCAACTAAAAAACCAATCATCATCGTCGTCGGTTAGTTGCCCATACTCGTGAAGTTTCCCCATCAATTCCTCGTTTAATTTCTTGAGGGTAGTCTTTGTTTGTTTGGCATAGTTTAAGAGAGCTTGAATTTCTTTATCGTATTTCCGTGCATTTTGAGAAGATATTTGTTTTCCTTCTGAGGTGCGAGGCCCGGTACTATGATTCCAAGGTTTCCACTGTTTGATTAACTCGCTTTGGCATTTTTTTGCTGATTTTGTCCATCGAGGCATTTTTCGCTTCTCCTAACGATTGAGATGAGGGGATCTTGCCGTCCGTCACCAGTTGGTTCAATTGCTGATTGACATATTTTTTGATGAACGTGGTTTGACGGGGTTTTTTAAGATCGGTTAAAGTTCTAGCCGTTTTCGTTGACTGGTTTTGCAGTTTGATGACTAACTGGCTTAACTTCTCCACCTGATCTGAGGTACTTTCTTGTACTAAGAACCCATCTTGAATTAAGGCGTTCAATTTGATGGAATAGTCCATAAACATAACATTGAGAACATTTAACTGACTTGTCAATATTTCCTCAACACTGGATAAGTCACCGTTATTAATCGCCTCAAGTTGTTCATCTAATTGTTGTTTGAGGGATTGTGCTAGGGAAATCCGGTCTTCACTGTCAAATACTTGAGATATGGCTATAGATGCCATTTTTGAAGGGGTTAAGCCCTGGCCATCGGTCTTCATTCGACAAGATTTAGCCTTGTTAATGAGTTGTTCTTCAAGGAATTTTCGTTCCTTTTGAGCGAGTATATCCCTGATTTGGTCTGGTCTTAATGCCATTTGTATAGTTCGTTTGAGGATT
This portion of the Crocosphaera sp. UHCC 0190 genome encodes:
- a CDS encoding siphovirus Gp157 family protein: MTTSKLWELSQDIEALENRISEIQECDELTEGERGQQIEAAFTKWLEASGKFEDKAIAVAGYIRYLESLSEARKQEYRRLRDLATQAQNQADKLRGYLIDHMTKANKTKIEGTTAKLSLRRKPPRVCLNCEVEALPDQFKKVEVTPRLTEIKKAIKDNPDIDWAFLSDSDEYSLTIR
- a CDS encoding shikimate dehydrogenase, with translation MNEPVTVTYSLEDVLKRIEDKLDSNQKELSQKIDKQSEEIGDIKVKLTAVETELKGMNKRLERVENTQDTLVKEVSDLKGFRSLILPIIVGGISAVIGAIVTVVARLAFFTNNP
- a CDS encoding tyrosine-type recombinase/integrase, yielding MSNLVPLNPNLTHLTPLTSKTDWDVVLNDWLSTKRSPHTQRVYRKDIDNFLTDVGMSLGKFLSGDRFQGHELVTRYKGQMMTNNLTPSTINRRLAAIKSLVSHAYQCGHTEFTLETVKSEKMTQYRDTSGIDIDRFKDVLNGIERSNIIGVRDYALLVLLWSNALRRSEVAKANVRDFDPDGMTLRIFGKGRGTEAETVSLGKGTAIAITSYLEMRGDVKPNDPLFIAHKPGYIGHRLHTNSIYKVVQKRCEAAGIKKVMSPHRIRHSAITTALDKTDGDVRKVQKLSRHANLNTLMIYDDNRLNAQKDMTELLDSLI
- a CDS encoding DEAD/DEAH box helicase family protein yields the protein MKLQFESNLDYQRDAINAVIDLFEGFPQLSKQNGFDIFNNAEQLTLDIPEAQPKTKQLSFNLEELKDLVISNPSFLDWNNREQLLTNLHKIQEENFIKKSNFIIEPDDGYFFPNFSVEMETGTGKTYVYLRTIFELNRKYGLKKFIIVVPSVAIREGVLSSIKLMREHFNGLYDNVPFDHFVYNSKDLSKVRQFAVNNQIQIMIINIQAFQKDKGDIEDYNQLSEEDRKKLNVIHQEQDKMSGRRPIEFIQASRPIVIIDEPQSVDNTSKSKRAISNLNPLFCLRYSATHINPYRLLYKLDPIRAYDLKLVKQIEVSSIQSETNFNQGFIRLDAISYPKNSKTPQATITIHDDNRGKPKEKKIKVKQGIDISQNTNRSGYDGYIVSNICADKGAEYIEFSNGKFLELKQEIGGMGEEILKTQIYQTIQEHLKKEKRFKSQGIKVLSLFFIDTVANYRYYDDEGNPQKGKLAQWFEESYQELIQKPLYKGLISYPVEQLHDGYFSVDKKQGKIVSLKDTKGNTKPDEETYELIMRDKERLLSIDEPLRFIFSHSALKEGWDNPNVFQICTLREIGTERERRQTLGRGLRLPVNQEGVRIYDENINKLTVIANESFEDYAEGLQADIEQALGDGFKFGQIDKIAFAGLIDENTDNVIGQEKSQEIWQTLVSYDYLDNEGNVTDKFNPEETGFKLELPPELEPMQGAITDKIQRYLFKNRVVNARERRTLTYNKRIELNEDFKTLWDKIKQKTRYSVEFKTEELIKRAVEKISKMATIEAIQITSEKSKVHIREAGVEKGETLATQSRTVRPFNALPDILESLQQETELTRSTLVEILKQSKRLKEFTQNPQVFMTETAKLINRALREMVVDGIKYEQLQGQVYEMRLFEQQEIQSYLSNLYEVQSQDNRTPYDYVPFQYSVEKDIAQKLDTNENVKFFCKLPRWFVVPTPLGDYNPDWAIVLEDDEKLYLVRETKSTQDRDKRRNDENLKSDCGKVHFDALGVDYKVATNIQEVLSKSIKT
- a CDS encoding DUF1071 domain-containing protein — encoded protein: MTLIEILERLKQPIPNDLLSQKSLKGNSIDYVAWYDLTEILDNRCGLGNWEWSIKDVNQVGNNLTLIGVLTIHGEDRHLTMMATGTESVNCSGYGDPSSNAEAMSLRRCCAKFGLGRDLWRKDKPKQSSSNKPIKGEISREDWLKRKAQQA